The Effusibacillus lacus genome includes the window TGTTCACTCCAGAGTCACCTCCATCGATAAGGGAGAGAGCGGTCAACCCGGAGAGAAAAGGGGCTCCATGATTGATGAAGACAACGTATTGGGATCCATCACCAAAAACACGGACTTTGGAGTTTTCGGAACCATGAAGAAAATACCCGATTACGGGAAGGTGACCGAAGCGATGCCGATTGCTTTGGCGGAACAGGTAAAAGAAGGGCCCGCAAAAATTCTGACAGTTGTGAACGGACAAAGAGTGGAGGAATACGACATCGAAATCGTTAATGTGCTCCGGCAGAAGTATCCCGCAACCAAGAGCATGGTTATTAAAATCACCGACTCTCGGTTGCTGGAACAAACGGGCGGCATCATTCAGGGGATGAGCGGAAGTCCGATCTTGCAGGACGGAAAGATTGTGGGCGCCGTTACTCATGTTTTTGTTAATGACCCGACGCAAGGGTATGGCGTTTTTATCGAATGGATGTTGAACGAAGCCGGGATTCCAACCAAGTCTGCAATACCAAAAGCATCATAACAACGCCCTTTTCTGGGCGTTTTTTGTTGAAAACCTTGTTAAATCAGCCTTTTTAAAGACAGGACTTTAGACCTAATTTCGAAATATTTTTCGACAAATCGACTGACATAAATTTCGAAAATGAGTAATAAGATTCTTAGCAAGAGCCAATGTCGAAAAATGTACGAGATGAATTATCAGAATAATCACCCTGATCCTTGGAAGGATTAGGCATCTCCATGTCGAAACTTTTTACTATCGAAATTGCCGCAAAATTGAAGGTCAGTGAAGGGGGACCCTTTTGTGAGTCAAATTAAAGTATTGGTCGCAGACGATAACAGAGAATTCGCCGATCTACTGAACGATTTTATTTCCGAACAACGGGACATGCAGGTTGTTGGGCTTGCTTATAACGGGAATGAAGTACTTGAGATGATTGATACCCACAAGCCTGATGTTGTGATATTGGATATCATTATGCCGGTATTGGACGGAATTGGCGTTCTGGAGAAAATTCAAAGCATGAACCTGCATCCCGAACCCAAGGTCATCATGTTGACCGCTTTCGGCCAAGAAACAATTACCAAGCGTGCAGTGGAATTGGGGGCCTCTTACTATATCCTGAAACCTTTCGATATGGATATTTTGATCAGCAGAATCCGCCAGGTCGTTCGAATTCCAAGCGGCTCCAAGCAAGCTCCGGTCATGACGAGAGGCAAGAATGTCGATGCATCCATCACCAATATCATCCACGAGATTGGCGTTCCTGCCCATATCAAAGGATACCATTATCTGCGCGAAGCGATTACGATGGTATACAAGGATGTGGAAATCCTTGGATCGATTACGAAGGTTCTTTACCCGAAGATTGCCGACAAGTACAATACCACACCAAGCCGTGTGGAAAGAGCAATCCGCCACGCTATCGAGGTTGCATGGGGGCGAGGGAATGTTGATGCTATCCGCTCTGTATTCGGTTACACAGTAAGCGTAGGGAAAGCGAAGCCGACCAATTCCGAATTCATCGCGATGGTGGCCGATAAACTGCGGATTGAAGCGAAAATAAGTTAAGCGGCGCCAGTACTCCGTTTTGGCGCAGTTGATAATTAATTTCGCTCATATTATCACATTGTCAAAAATGGGAAAACTCTTCCACTTAACGCGAACCTGGACGATTTCATTACACGCATCGTGAAAAAATGGGTTTGACAAATTCTGCGTATGTGTATACTATGTATATACCAAACGGGGAGGAATGACAATGCAAACGACAGTTTTCAAGTCAGGAAACAGTTTGGCTGTTCGTATCCCGGCACAGATGGCAGAGAACGTTGGACTCGACAATGGCACAGCGATTGAGATTTTTGTAGAAGACGGCGACATCAGAATTCGCCGCTCAAAAAAATACACTTTGGAATCTCTTCTAGCGTTGGTGAAACCTGAGAATCGGCATGAAGAAGTGTTTTCAGACGGACCGAAAGGAAATGAGATATGGTAAGCAGTTCTCTTGATCGCGGGGATCTGGTCACCATCGACTTCGACCCGCAAGCAGGGCATGAGCAAGCCGGTCGTAGACCGGCGCTTGTGCTTTCTCCACGCGCTTTTAATGATTTGTCTGGATTTGCACTCTTATGTCCTATTACAAACACAATTAAAGGCTGGCCGTATGAAGTTGTTTTACCGGATGGGTTAGCCTGCAGCGGCGCTGTTCTCGTTGATCAAGTACGGAGCTTTGATTGGAGAGCCAGACGCGCGCGCGTGATTGGACAAGCTCCAAAGCATATCGTAGAAGATGCGCTGGCAAAACTACACACATTGCTCTAAACTAAAGAACCGTCAATGGCTGGAATAAGACTTCGGCTGTTGTTCGGCAAATAGCGAATTCATTGCGATGGTGGCCGACAAACTTCGGATTGAAGCCAAGATTAGCTAGTTGACACCCCAATTCATTGGTTTTCTCCAAAACCAGTGGATAGGGGTGTTGTTCTTTAAACGAACCTGTTTAGAACGGAAAAGAACTCTTTCAGAAAATCGTAAAACAGTTTCTCGGAAGGGGGAAGCTCCCGGTTGGCCGGAATAATGACCCCCACCGTTCTTGTGATATTGGGCTCCCGGATCGGGAGGCGAACAGTACCTGTTGGCAAATTGTCGTTCAGGGTGACCTCCGGGAGCAGGGTAACCCCCAGTCCTGCGGCGACTAAGCCTTTAATTGCGTCAATGTCTTCTCCTTCAAAGGAAACATTAGGTTTGAAGTTCATCTGCTGGCAAGCTTGATTGACTAGATCCCGCAGGATAAATCCCTCGGGGAACAGGATGAAGGAATCGTTCTGCAGCTCACTCAGCCGGAGGGAGGGTTGATCGGCCAACGGATGGTTCCATGGGAGCAGGGCCACGATTTTTTCCTGGAACAGAATTTTGCCTTTTACCTCTTTCTCATTAGTGGGGACGGGGCCTACCAAAGCCAAGTCAAATTCCCCTTTGCTGACGCCTTGGATCAGATATTTGTAAGACCCTTGACGCAGCTGGAAACCAACATGGGGATGCCGATTCCGAAAAGCCGATATAATGGAAGGAAGAGTATAGGACGCGAGACTGCTGGGAAACCCGATTCGAATGGTTCCTCTTTCCGGGTCCAGAAACTCCTCGATCTCCTGTTTGGCTTTGTCAAGTTCCTTCAGTGCGGTTATCACGTGTTCCATGAAAATTTTTCCAACTTGTGTAAGCCGGACGTTCCGTCCTTCCCGGATAAACAACTGAACTCCCAATTCTTCTTCCAGGTTGGCAATTTGCCTGCTGACGGCCGATTGGGCTACATGCAGGGCGTGCGCTGCCTCCGTCACATGCTCCCGCTTGGCCACTTCGATAAAATATTCAATTTGCCTCAGTTCCATAAGAATCCCCTCAGAATCAATTGATCTCATTACGTGATTGTTTTTATCTGAATTATATATTGTTTCGATGAGTTATTCGACACTAAAATAACATTAATATAAAATTCCCCAGCAGATTAGAGAGAACTGGATACAGTCAAGGGGTTATCACTATAGGAACGGAGAGTGGGGCTAATGACAAGAACAGGGTTGCCGGGACCGCAGGGTCTGTATCATCCCTCTTTTGAACACGATGCTTGCGGTATCGGATTTATCGCGAATCTCAAGGGAGATGCGTCCAATACTATCGTAAAGCAAGGTCTGGAGATGTTGTGCAACTTGGAACACCGCGGAGGGCAGGGTGCCGATCCCGAAACGGGCGATGGTGCCGGGATCCTGGTGCAAGTTCCGCATGCTTATTTTAAACTTGATTGCAAGGAACAAGGGATTGATCTGCCTGCTCCGGGCCGTTATGGCGTTGCCATGCTTTTCTTGCCGCAGGATGGGGCTCAGAGAGCCGAATATGAACAGAAACTGGAGGATCTCACCCGGGAGGAGGGGCAGGTGTTTCTCGGATGGAGAACCGTACCCGTACGTCCGGAAAAAATCGGATCCACCGCACGCGAAAGTCAGCCCTATATCCGGCAGGCTTTCATTGGGGCCGGGGATCATGTCAAAAACACCATGGCTTTCGAACGAAAACTGTACGTGATCCGAAAGCGCCTGGAAAAGGCAGCGGGAAAAGACTTGTATGTGGCCAGCATGTCCAGTAGAACAATTGTATACAAAGGCTTGTTGACACCCGAACAGTTGGGCGCTTTTTATCAGGATCTGCAGCATCCGGAGTTTGCTTCGGTTTTCTCGGTTGTGCACTCCCGCTTCAGCACGAACACCTTTCCAAGCTGGGAACGGGCGCATCCCAACCGGTATCTGATTCACAATGGCGAAATCAATACGCTCCAGGGAAACATCAACTGGATGTTTGCCCGTGAGAAACTGTTTGTATCTGATGCATTTGGTGAGGACATTCAGAAGGTTGTACCGATTATCGATATGGACGGAAGTGATTCGGCGATCCTTGACAACTGCTTTGAGTTTTTCTCCCTGGCGGGCCGGTCGCTGCCCCATGTGGCAATGATGATGATTCCCGAACCATGGGACAAGGATGCCGGCATGAGCGATCCCAAGAAAGCTTTCTATGAATATCACAGCTGCCTGATGGAGCCCTGGGACGGACCGACTGCCATCTCTTTCACTGACGGCAGGCAAATCGGGGCCATTCTCGACCGGAACGGACTTCGTCCGGCCCGTTATTACGTTACGTCCGATGATATGGTTATTTTCTCTTCCGAAGTGGGTGTTCTGGATGTGCCGGAGGAGAAAGTCGTTTACAAAGGCAGATTGAGTCCCGGTCGCATGTTGCTGGTTGATTTGGAAGAAGGCCGCATCATTTCCGATTCGGAAATCAAGGAACGCGTTGCGAGTGAACACCCTTACCGGGAATGGCTGAATCAAAATCTGATTCCGATTGAGAATCTGCCAAATTCCCATAACGAAATCCCGTCCGAGGAAGAATCCTTGCTCCGTTTACAAAAGGCTCATGGCTACACCCAGGAAGAACTGACAAAGATGCTGGCTGCCATGGTCACAGAAGGGAAAGACCCCGTCGGTTCCATGGGGATTGATATGCCGTTGGCTGTGCTTTCTGACAGGCCACAGCTGCTTTACAACTACTTTAAGCAGTCTTTTGCGCAAGTAACAAACCCGCCAATTGATGCGCTTCGAGAGGAATGTGTAACCTCTGCGACCACAACATTGGGATCAGAGGGCAATCTTTTGCATCCTGACGGAAGCAACTGCCGCAGAATCCGCCTGGAGCTTCCTCTCATAACGGATGCGGATCTGGCAAAGCTGCGACACAACGGGTATTCAGAGTTTCGGGCAAAGACCTTGCCAATTCTTTTCCAAGCGGCAAAGGGTGAAACGGAGCTGGAGAAATCCCTGGAAGCACTGTTTGCAAAAGCGGATCAGGCGATTCGGGAAGGGTACTCCCTTCTCATTCTGTCCGATCGCGGAATCAATAAAGAATGGGCTTCCATTCCTGCACTTCTTGCGGTTAGCGGCTTGCATCATCACCTGGTCCGTCAGGGAACCAGAACCCGGGTCAGCCTGGTGATCGAAACCGGGGAGGCACGGGATGTGCATCAGTTTGCCATGCTTATCGGCTATGGGGCAGATGCCATTAACCCATATTTGGCAATGGCATCCCTGAAAGAACTGATGGATACGGGAATTCTCTCTGGGGGTTCCCACAGCGAAGTCGTTGAAACGTACCTGCGCGTAGCAACTGAAGGCGTCATAAAGGTTATGTCCAAAATGGGCATTTCCACCGTTCAAAGTTACCGTGGCGCTCAGATCTTTGAAGCGGTAGGGATTTCCCAATCTGTGATCGACAAGTACTTTACCCGCACTTCCTCCCAAATTGGCGGCATCGGACTTGAGATCATCGCCAGGGAAACTCTCATGCGCCACGAACAGGCCTTTGGCGATGGGGCTGAAGAAAAGGGACTTGAGACAGGAAGCGACTTTCAGTTCCGCAAGGATGGAGAGTATCACACCTTTAATCCGAAAACTGTTCACGCCCTGCAAAAGGCTTGTCGCGAAAACGATTATGATCAGTTTAAACAGTATTCGCAGATGGCAAACGAAGAACGATTTGCCTTCCTGCGGCATCTGCTGGAATTTGAATCAGATCGCAAGCCCATCCCGATTGAAGAGGTGGAACCGGTAGAGTCCATTGTAAAGCGTTTCAAGACCGGGGCCA containing:
- the spoIVB gene encoding SpoIVB peptidase is translated as ILPVKSVHVSVVPDIKVIPGGQSIGVKIKSNGIMVVGYNLVKTPQRSFSPGEEASIKVGDVITEIDGRKTESVEQAAMLINKAGKDERDAEVTVIRSRSAVRLHVKPAWDKETETYRIGLYIRDSAAGVGTLTFYAPDHKVFGALGHVISDMDTGQPIAVKDGQVVHSRVTSIDKGESGQPGEKRGSMIDEDNVLGSITKNTDFGVFGTMKKIPDYGKVTEAMPIALAEQVKEGPAKILTVVNGQRVEEYDIEIVNVLRQKYPATKSMVIKITDSRLLEQTGGIIQGMSGSPILQDGKIVGAVTHVFVNDPTQGYGVFIEWMLNEAGIPTKSAIPKAS
- the spo0A gene encoding sporulation transcription factor Spo0A codes for the protein MSQIKVLVADDNREFADLLNDFISEQRDMQVVGLAYNGNEVLEMIDTHKPDVVILDIIMPVLDGIGVLEKIQSMNLHPEPKVIMLTAFGQETITKRAVELGASYYILKPFDMDILISRIRQVVRIPSGSKQAPVMTRGKNVDASITNIIHEIGVPAHIKGYHYLREAITMVYKDVEILGSITKVLYPKIADKYNTTPSRVERAIRHAIEVAWGRGNVDAIRSVFGYTVSVGKAKPTNSEFIAMVADKLRIEAKIS
- a CDS encoding AbrB/MazE/SpoVT family DNA-binding domain-containing protein, which encodes MQTTVFKSGNSLAVRIPAQMAENVGLDNGTAIEIFVEDGDIRIRRSKKYTLESLLALVKPENRHEEVFSDGPKGNEIW
- a CDS encoding type II toxin-antitoxin system PemK/MazF family toxin; the encoded protein is MVSSSLDRGDLVTIDFDPQAGHEQAGRRPALVLSPRAFNDLSGFALLCPITNTIKGWPYEVVLPDGLACSGAVLVDQVRSFDWRARRARVIGQAPKHIVEDALAKLHTLL
- a CDS encoding LysR family transcriptional regulator; this encodes MELRQIEYFIEVAKREHVTEAAHALHVAQSAVSRQIANLEEELGVQLFIREGRNVRLTQVGKIFMEHVITALKELDKAKQEIEEFLDPERGTIRIGFPSSLASYTLPSIISAFRNRHPHVGFQLRQGSYKYLIQGVSKGEFDLALVGPVPTNEKEVKGKILFQEKIVALLPWNHPLADQPSLRLSELQNDSFILFPEGFILRDLVNQACQQMNFKPNVSFEGEDIDAIKGLVAAGLGVTLLPEVTLNDNLPTGTVRLPIREPNITRTVGVIIPANRELPPSEKLFYDFLKEFFSVLNRFV
- the gltB gene encoding glutamate synthase large subunit, encoding MTRTGLPGPQGLYHPSFEHDACGIGFIANLKGDASNTIVKQGLEMLCNLEHRGGQGADPETGDGAGILVQVPHAYFKLDCKEQGIDLPAPGRYGVAMLFLPQDGAQRAEYEQKLEDLTREEGQVFLGWRTVPVRPEKIGSTARESQPYIRQAFIGAGDHVKNTMAFERKLYVIRKRLEKAAGKDLYVASMSSRTIVYKGLLTPEQLGAFYQDLQHPEFASVFSVVHSRFSTNTFPSWERAHPNRYLIHNGEINTLQGNINWMFAREKLFVSDAFGEDIQKVVPIIDMDGSDSAILDNCFEFFSLAGRSLPHVAMMMIPEPWDKDAGMSDPKKAFYEYHSCLMEPWDGPTAISFTDGRQIGAILDRNGLRPARYYVTSDDMVIFSSEVGVLDVPEEKVVYKGRLSPGRMLLVDLEEGRIISDSEIKERVASEHPYREWLNQNLIPIENLPNSHNEIPSEEESLLRLQKAHGYTQEELTKMLAAMVTEGKDPVGSMGIDMPLAVLSDRPQLLYNYFKQSFAQVTNPPIDALREECVTSATTTLGSEGNLLHPDGSNCRRIRLELPLITDADLAKLRHNGYSEFRAKTLPILFQAAKGETELEKSLEALFAKADQAIREGYSLLILSDRGINKEWASIPALLAVSGLHHHLVRQGTRTRVSLVIETGEARDVHQFAMLIGYGADAINPYLAMASLKELMDTGILSGGSHSEVVETYLRVATEGVIKVMSKMGISTVQSYRGAQIFEAVGISQSVIDKYFTRTSSQIGGIGLEIIARETLMRHEQAFGDGAEEKGLETGSDFQFRKDGEYHTFNPKTVHALQKACRENDYDQFKQYSQMANEERFAFLRHLLEFESDRKPIPIEEVEPVESIVKRFKTGAMSYGSLSREAHETLAVAMNRLGGKSNSGEGGEDPNRYILDENGDSRRSSIKQVASGRFGVTSHYLVNADELQIKMAQGAKPGEGGQLPGNKVYPWIAEVRGSTPGVGLISPPPHHDIYSIEDLAQLIHDLKNANPAARISVKLVSKAGVGTIAAGVAKGLADVIVISGHDGGTGASPKSSIKHAGLPWELGLAETHQTLLLNRLRDRVILETDGKMMTGRDVVAAALLGAEEYGFATAPLISIGCVMARVCHTDTCPVGVATQNPDLRKRFKGDPEHAENFMRFVAQEVREILSQLGYRSLQELIGRSDLLKLGEKAKSHWKAQYLDLAPLLYQPDVPAEVGRYFQRPQDHKLEQAMDIQVLLKLCEPALKEKKPVKTTLPIRNTNRVTGTILGSEVTKRYGAEGLPEDTIQLHFKGSAGQSFGAFVPKGITLLLEGDANDYVGKGLSGGKIAVYPSEESTFVPEENIIIGNVAFYGATAGEAYIRGMAGERFCVRNSGVHAVVEGVGDHGCEYMTGGRVVILGPVGKNFAAGMSGGVAYVYVEDARAFANLCNQEMVHLEALTDETDLAEVRNLIEKHVHYTSSLHAQEILDNWQDSSKKFIKVIPKDYKRMIESIQELLETGMSPEEAVLASFENSKKKGSKDTGKKVPQTLAP